From the genome of Miscanthus floridulus cultivar M001 chromosome 10, ASM1932011v1, whole genome shotgun sequence, one region includes:
- the LOC136490079 gene encoding uncharacterized protein isoform X2 — MAMAVIRLARPASMRPPSAAAASPSLRPRLRRLRVVRCRAGGEGGKGEEEGEAEAPESLFARELRRRGMAPGARATPAAGANKEAEEGAPETGAKRRVAAAEFERGAAADGQRERSMALNSEGLEGLVPRAKLLLSLGSTFFLAFGPLILVTVSLFAGLYYFGPSFVHDASKTPVSPPPYIDPYELLEDERLSRPSPDAF; from the exons ATGGCCATGGCCGTGATCCGCCTCGCGCGCCCCGCCTCCATGCGCCCGCCGTCGGCCGCCGCCGCGTCCCCGTCGCTACGGCCACGGCTGCGCCGCCTCCGCGTCGTGAGGTGCCGCGCCGGCggggagggagggaagggggaggaggagggcgaggcAGAGGCGCCCGAGTCGCTCTTCGCCAGGGAGCTCCGGCGGCGCGGGATGGCGCCGGGGGCCCGCGCTACGCCCGCCGCGGGCGCTAATAAGGAGGCGGAGGAGGGGGCGCCCGAGACCGGGGCCAAGCGCCGGGTGGCGGCCGCCGAGTTCGAGCGCGGCGCCGCGGCCGACGGCCAGCGGGAGCGGTCCATGGCGCTCAACAGCGAGGGCCTCGAG GGCCTTGTTCCTCGGGCAAAGTTACTACTATCACTTGGCAGTACCTTCTTTCTGGCATTTGGGCCCCTGATTCTTGTCACCGTCTCTCTTTTTGCTGGTTTATAT TACTTTGGACCGAGTTTTGTACACGATGCAAGCAAGACACCGGTGTCGCCGCCACCGTACATTGATCCATACGAGCTACTGGAGGACGAGAGGCTCAGCCGGCCCTCTCCAGATGCGTTCTGA
- the LOC136490079 gene encoding uncharacterized protein isoform X1 translates to MAMAVIRLARPASMRPPSAAAASPSLRPRLRRLRVVRCRAGGEGGKGEEEGEAEAPESLFARELRRRGMAPGARATPAAGANKEAEEGAPETGAKRRVAAAEFERGAAADGQRERSMALNSEGLEGLVPRAKLLLSLGSTFFLAFGPLILVTVSLFAGLYVYFGPSFVHDASKTPVSPPPYIDPYELLEDERLSRPSPDAF, encoded by the exons ATGGCCATGGCCGTGATCCGCCTCGCGCGCCCCGCCTCCATGCGCCCGCCGTCGGCCGCCGCCGCGTCCCCGTCGCTACGGCCACGGCTGCGCCGCCTCCGCGTCGTGAGGTGCCGCGCCGGCggggagggagggaagggggaggaggagggcgaggcAGAGGCGCCCGAGTCGCTCTTCGCCAGGGAGCTCCGGCGGCGCGGGATGGCGCCGGGGGCCCGCGCTACGCCCGCCGCGGGCGCTAATAAGGAGGCGGAGGAGGGGGCGCCCGAGACCGGGGCCAAGCGCCGGGTGGCGGCCGCCGAGTTCGAGCGCGGCGCCGCGGCCGACGGCCAGCGGGAGCGGTCCATGGCGCTCAACAGCGAGGGCCTCGAG GGCCTTGTTCCTCGGGCAAAGTTACTACTATCACTTGGCAGTACCTTCTTTCTGGCATTTGGGCCCCTGATTCTTGTCACCGTCTCTCTTTTTGCTGGTTTATATGTG TACTTTGGACCGAGTTTTGTACACGATGCAAGCAAGACACCGGTGTCGCCGCCACCGTACATTGATCCATACGAGCTACTGGAGGACGAGAGGCTCAGCCGGCCCTCTCCAGATGCGTTCTGA
- the LOC136490079 gene encoding uncharacterized protein isoform X3, whose amino-acid sequence MAMAVIRLARPASMRPPSAAAASPSLRPRLRRLRVVRCRAGGEGGKGEEEGEAEAPESLFARELRRRGMAPGARATPAAGANKEAEEGAPETGAKRRVAAAEFERGAAADGQRERSMALNSEGLEGLVPRAKLLLSLGSTFFLAFGPLILVTVSLFAGLYLNRPECPHRD is encoded by the exons ATGGCCATGGCCGTGATCCGCCTCGCGCGCCCCGCCTCCATGCGCCCGCCGTCGGCCGCCGCCGCGTCCCCGTCGCTACGGCCACGGCTGCGCCGCCTCCGCGTCGTGAGGTGCCGCGCCGGCggggagggagggaagggggaggaggagggcgaggcAGAGGCGCCCGAGTCGCTCTTCGCCAGGGAGCTCCGGCGGCGCGGGATGGCGCCGGGGGCCCGCGCTACGCCCGCCGCGGGCGCTAATAAGGAGGCGGAGGAGGGGGCGCCCGAGACCGGGGCCAAGCGCCGGGTGGCGGCCGCCGAGTTCGAGCGCGGCGCCGCGGCCGACGGCCAGCGGGAGCGGTCCATGGCGCTCAACAGCGAGGGCCTCGAG GGCCTTGTTCCTCGGGCAAAGTTACTACTATCACTTGGCAGTACCTTCTTTCTGGCATTTGGGCCCCTGATTCTTGTCACCGTCTCTCTTTTTGCTGGTTTATAT TTGAATCGACCAGAGTGTCCGCATCGTGATTGA